One window of the Anguilla rostrata isolate EN2019 chromosome 13, ASM1855537v3, whole genome shotgun sequence genome contains the following:
- the LOC135238541 gene encoding semaphorin-3F-like gives MAAAPLLLFLLCLCICGLHGTPRSAPRVHLSFKELMDTKTIRPFSFSFNTSDYRILLMDQDQGRLYLGSREYLVALDMHNINKEPLIIHWPASTQRKGQCMMTGKGGQGECANFVRLIEPWNRTHLYACGTGAYRPMCTFINRGWKAEDYVFRLVPGYQDSGKGKCSYDPNQENIATLINGNLYAGVHVDFMGTDPAVLRTLGGRPPVRTEQYDSRWLNEPVFVQIQYIPDSSERNDDKLYFFFREKTLESGGGASPSVLSRVGRICLNDDGGQKSLVNKWTTFLKARLVCSVIGEDGVETYFDELRDVFILPTQDERSPDVYAVFSTAGSVFKGSAVCMYSMADIRNVFNGPFSHKHGHNYQWTAYTGKIPYPRPGTCPGGTFTPDLRSTKEFSDEAINFVRNHPLMYHHVYPVHKRPLVVRTGVDYRFTTIAVDLVDAVDGRYEVLFLGTDRGTVQKVIVLPKDPNTLEELILEEGEVFRTAAPVKTMRISSKRQQLYVSSEAGLTQVALHRCPVYGKACSDCCLARDPYCAWDGESCAPFTPATKRRSRRQDIKHGDPLRQCRGFNAKVEKRLRETVQFGVEGSSTFLECQPRSPQATVKWLFQKDGRRKVLSRDREVLKTGHGILLKSVTQSDGGVYHCVATENRFKHTVARVSLRILDREIVEALTSPDGPPEQQQHPPPPPPPPQAEVRLINQYCQSYWH, from the exons ATGGCAGCAGCTccactcctcctctttctcctgtgTTTATGCATCTGTGGTCTCCATGGTACCCCTCGCTCGGCCCCCAGAGTGCACCTGTCCTTCAAAG AGCTGATGGACACAAAAACGATCCGGCCCTTCAGCTTCTCCTTCAACACCAGCGACTATCGCATCCTGCTGATGGACCAGGACCAGGGCCGGCTGTACCTGGGCAGCCGCGAGTACCTGGTGGCCCTCGACATGCACAACATCAACAAGGAACCTCTCATA aTCCACTGGCCAGCGTCTACCCAGAGGAAGGGGCAGTGTATGATGACTGGAAAAGGAGGACAG GGGGAGTGTGCCAACTTTGTGCGGCTGATCGAACCGTGGAACCGGACTCACCTGTACGCCTGTGGCACCGGAGCGTACCGGCCCATGTGCACCTTTATCAACCGCGGCTGGAAGGCTGAG GACTACGTGTTCCGGCTGGTCCCGGGGTACCAGGACTCAGGCAAGGGGAAGTGCTCCTATGACCCCAATCAGGAGAACATCGCTACCCTCATCA ATGGGAATCTGTACGCGGGGGTGCACGTGGACTTCATGGGTACAGACCCGGCAGTGCTCCGCACCCTGGGGGGCCGGCCCCCCGTCAGGACGGAGCAGTACGACTCCCGGTGGCTcaatg agCCGGTGTTTGTTCAGATCCAGTACATCCCTGACAGCTCAGAAAGGAACGACGATAAGCTCTATTTCTTCTTCCGGGAGAAAACCCTGGAgtcaggaggcggggccagcccAAGCGTGCTATCCCGGGTCGGCCGCATCTGTCTG AATGATGATGGTGGTCAGAAGTCACTGGTGAACAAGTGGACAACCTTCCTGAAGGCTCGGCTGGTCTGCTCCGTGATCGGCGAGGACGGAGTGGAGACCTACTTTGATGAACTGA GGGATGTTTTTATCCTGCCAACTCAAGATGAACGCAGTCCTGACGTGTATGCTGTGTTCTCCACGGCTGG ctctgTGTTTAAAGGTTCAGCAGTGTGTATGTATTCCATGGCTGACATCCGCAATGTCTTCAACGGCCCATTCTCCCACAAGCATGGCCACAACTACCAGTGGACTGCCTACACTGGCAAGATCCCCTACCCCCGACCCGGGACG TGTCCTGGTGGCACCTTCACCCCGGACCTTCGCTCCACCAAGGAGTTCTCGGACGAGGCGATCAACTTTGTGCGCAACCACCCGCTCATGTACCACCATGTGTACCCAGTGCAcaagcgccccctggtggtgcgCACGGGTGTGGATTACCGCTTCACCACCATTGCTGTGGACCTAGTGGATGCGGTGGACGGCCGGTACGAGGTGCTGTTTCTGGGCACAG ACCGTGGAACAGTCCAGAAAGTCATAGTCCTTCCAAAGGATCCCAACACCTTAGAGGAGCTCATTCTGGAGGAAGGGGAGGTCTTcagg actgcagctcctgTCAAAACAATGAGAATTTCCTCCAAGAGG CAACAGCTGTACGTGTCGTCGGAGGCGGGGCTGACGCAGGTGGCCCTGCACAGGTGTCCAGTGTACGGCAAGGCCTGCTCCGACTGCTGCCTGGCCCGGGACCCCTACTGCGCCTGGGATGGAGAGAGCTGCGCCCCGTTTACACCCGCAACCAAGAG GAGAAGCAGGAGGCAGGACATTAAACATGGCGACCCTCTCCGCCAGTGCAGAGGCTTCAACGCTAAAG TTGAGAAGCGTCTAAGAGAGACAGTGCAGTTTGGAGTGGAGGGCAGCAGCACATTTTTGGAGTGCCAGCCCAGGTCCCCACAGGCCACCGTCAAATGGCTGTTTCAAAAAGATGGACGTCGGAAAGTG CTGAGTCGAGACCGGGAGGTGTTGAAGACAGGTCATGGGATCCTGTTGAAGTCAGTCACACAGTCTGACGGGGGTGTGTACCACTGCGTTGCCACGGAGAACAGGTTCAAACACACGGTGGCTCGTGTGTCACTGCGCATCCTGGACCGGGAGATCGTGGAGGCACTCACCTCACCCGACGGGCCCcccgagcagcagcagcacccgccgccaccgccgcccccaccccaggccGAGGTCCGCCTCATCAACCAGTACTGCCAGTCCTACTGGCACTAG